In Gemmatimonadaceae bacterium, one genomic interval encodes:
- the lepB gene encoding signal peptidase I, producing MKFTERRRATALVRANRRQSGRMAFLLEWLRSVTIALALFFVIRSFFVEAFKIPTGSMEGTLLVGDFLLVNKLVYGAEVPFTKVKLPAIRTPQRGDVIVFQWPVDRTKNFVKRIVGMPGDTLEMKGGDLVRNGSAQRESYALHTAPGSDVSDEEFNWQLAYLLGAAHPLKDAPRSPMTVATLEARPGYHPSRNNWGPLVVPRGNYFVLGDNRDNSLDSRYWGFVADSLVRGQPLVVYYSYDPDGAVKLDWLTRVRWKRFGEMIQ from the coding sequence ATGAAGTTCACTGAGAGACGGCGGGCGACCGCTCTCGTAAGGGCGAACCGGCGGCAGAGCGGGAGGATGGCATTCCTGTTGGAATGGCTGCGCTCGGTCACCATCGCGCTCGCCCTTTTCTTCGTGATTCGCTCCTTCTTCGTCGAGGCATTCAAGATTCCTACGGGCAGTATGGAAGGAACGCTCCTCGTCGGCGATTTCCTTCTCGTGAACAAGCTCGTGTACGGCGCCGAGGTGCCGTTCACCAAAGTGAAGCTTCCCGCGATCCGCACTCCGCAGCGCGGTGACGTCATCGTCTTTCAGTGGCCGGTGGATCGCACCAAGAATTTCGTGAAGCGCATTGTCGGCATGCCCGGTGACACGCTGGAGATGAAGGGCGGAGACCTGGTCCGGAACGGTTCGGCCCAGCGTGAGTCATACGCACTGCACACGGCACCGGGGTCCGACGTCTCCGACGAGGAGTTCAACTGGCAGCTGGCGTATCTTCTCGGCGCGGCGCATCCGTTGAAAGACGCGCCGCGATCTCCGATGACGGTCGCGACTCTCGAGGCGCGCCCCGGATATCATCCTTCCCGAAACAACTGGGGCCCGCTGGTCGTCCCAAGGGGGAACTACTTCGTTCTCGGCGACAACAGGGACAACTCGCTCGACAGCCGGTACTGGGGATTCGTGGCCGACTCACTTGTGCGCGGCCAACCTCTCGTTGTCTATTATAGCTACGATCCTGACGGCGCAGTGAAGCTCGACTGGCTCACTCGCGTGAGATGGAAGCGTTTCGGCGAGATGATTCAGTGA
- a CDS encoding aldehyde dehydrogenase family protein codes for MKQFKNFIAGSWVPPDSGEYFENRNPADRTDLIGKFPLSGITDVYRAAESAKRGFAQWRVTPAPARGDVLRVVGDLLTRRKEEIANAMTREMGKPLTETRGDVQEGIDTAYYAAGEGRRLFGHTVPSELRNKWAMSYRRPIGIAGLICPFNFPLAIPTWKMFPALVCGNSVIFKPAQDVPHTGTLLVEILLEAGLPPEVVQLVHGRGEDCGPAIVGHPDIPVVSFTGSTETGRIVGEICGRMHKRLSLEMGGKNAQIVMDDADLDVALEGALWGAFGTTGQRCTATSRLILQKGIHDRFLGMLVDKARALRLGDGREDGTDVGPMINEAALAKVERYIDIGLSEGNDLLCGGRRASGKSLDDGNFFEPTIFARVEAGQRLEQEEIFGPVLSVIRVSTTDEAFAVNNDVKYGLSSSIYTSNVNVAFRALNELDNGITYVNAPTIGAEAHLPFGGVKQTGNGHREGGWQVYEFFSETKVGYADFSGTLQRAQIDNYPRTPD; via the coding sequence ATGAAACAATTCAAGAACTTCATCGCCGGCTCCTGGGTGCCCCCCGATTCCGGTGAATACTTCGAGAACAGGAACCCCGCCGACCGCACCGACCTGATCGGGAAGTTCCCGCTGTCGGGAATAACCGACGTGTATCGCGCGGCAGAGAGCGCGAAGCGGGGTTTCGCCCAGTGGCGCGTGACCCCCGCACCGGCGCGCGGCGACGTACTCCGAGTCGTCGGCGATCTGCTCACGCGGCGCAAGGAAGAGATCGCGAACGCGATGACGCGCGAGATGGGGAAGCCACTGACGGAGACTCGCGGAGACGTCCAGGAGGGAATCGACACCGCCTATTACGCGGCGGGCGAAGGAAGGCGTCTGTTCGGCCACACGGTGCCGAGTGAGTTGCGCAACAAATGGGCAATGAGCTACAGGCGCCCGATCGGAATCGCCGGACTCATCTGCCCGTTCAACTTTCCGCTGGCGATCCCGACATGGAAGATGTTCCCGGCGCTCGTCTGCGGGAACTCGGTGATCTTCAAGCCGGCGCAAGATGTGCCGCACACCGGAACGCTGCTGGTCGAGATTCTCCTCGAGGCAGGGCTGCCTCCCGAAGTCGTTCAGCTCGTGCACGGCCGCGGGGAGGATTGCGGGCCGGCGATCGTCGGGCATCCCGATATTCCAGTCGTGTCGTTCACCGGCTCGACGGAGACGGGACGAATCGTGGGCGAGATCTGCGGCCGGATGCACAAGCGGCTGTCGCTGGAGATGGGCGGCAAGAACGCGCAGATCGTGATGGACGACGCGGACCTGGACGTCGCCCTCGAGGGTGCGCTCTGGGGCGCGTTCGGAACGACGGGGCAACGCTGCACCGCGACGAGCAGACTCATTCTTCAGAAGGGAATTCACGACCGGTTCCTTGGCATGCTCGTGGACAAGGCGCGAGCGCTCCGTCTTGGCGACGGACGGGAGGATGGTACCGACGTGGGCCCGATGATCAACGAAGCGGCGCTGGCGAAGGTCGAGCGGTATATAGATATCGGTCTGTCGGAGGGGAACGACCTGCTTTGCGGCGGCCGTCGCGCCAGCGGGAAAAGCCTCGACGATGGGAATTTCTTCGAGCCGACGATCTTCGCGCGCGTTGAAGCGGGACAGCGGCTGGAGCAGGAGGAGATTTTCGGTCCGGTACTGTCGGTGATTCGCGTCTCGACCACTGACGAAGCGTTCGCCGTGAACAATGACGTGAAGTACGGTCTGTCGTCTTCCATTTATACATCCAATGTGAACGTGGCATTCCGCGCGCTGAACGAGCTGGACAACGGCATCACGTACGTCAACGCGCCGACGATCGGCGCTGAGGCACACCTCCCGTTCGGTGGTGTAAAGCAGACCGGGAATGGGCACCGCGAAGGCGGATGGCAGGTGTACGAATTTTTCTCGGAGACCAAAGTCGGCTACGCCGATTTCTCCGGCACTTTACAGAGAGCGCAGATCGACAACTATCCTCGGACACCGGACTAG
- a CDS encoding sigma-54 dependent transcriptional regulator: MNRRILVVDDERGIRAALGQLLEYEGYEVRAVSSAAEGIAEYQKWKPNLVFMDVKMAGMDGMEALKKIREIDPIATVVMISGHATIRTAVEATQLGAYEILEKPLDTDRILVMLRNVFDHLNLREENSRLRNVTGSPYEIIGDSAVMRALVGKIGKVGATPARVLITGENGTGKELVARAIHRHSTRADKPFVEVNCAAIPGELIESELFGHMKGSFTGAIADRPGKFEQANRGTLFLDEIGDMSTAAQAKVLRVLQDNVITRIGGSKPISVDVRVVAATNKNLEQEIAAGRFREDLYYRLNVVPIHVPPLREHREDIPDLVEYFVSVLSEREGITPRRVGESALERLMSLDWPGNVRELRNTVERMLILATGPELTAKDVDRLAGARVADDMGLGSLTALRTFEEFKEAAERAYLLSKLREFDWNVSETARAVEMPRSNLYKKIERYALTREHA; encoded by the coding sequence ATGAACCGCCGCATTCTCGTCGTTGACGACGAGCGGGGAATCCGCGCAGCGCTCGGCCAGCTTCTCGAGTACGAGGGCTATGAAGTGCGCGCCGTTTCCAGTGCTGCGGAGGGAATCGCGGAATACCAGAAGTGGAAGCCGAACCTCGTCTTCATGGACGTGAAGATGGCGGGGATGGACGGCATGGAGGCGCTGAAGAAGATCCGGGAGATCGATCCCATTGCTACCGTGGTGATGATCAGCGGGCATGCGACCATCCGCACGGCAGTCGAGGCGACGCAGCTCGGCGCCTATGAGATCCTCGAAAAGCCGCTCGATACGGACCGTATCCTCGTGATGCTGCGCAACGTGTTCGATCACCTCAATCTGCGCGAGGAGAACTCGAGACTTCGCAACGTCACCGGCTCGCCATACGAGATAATCGGCGATTCAGCGGTGATGCGCGCATTGGTGGGGAAGATCGGGAAGGTCGGGGCGACGCCGGCGCGGGTGCTGATCACCGGCGAGAACGGAACGGGCAAGGAGCTGGTTGCGCGGGCGATTCATCGCCACTCGACGCGGGCGGACAAGCCGTTCGTCGAGGTCAACTGCGCGGCGATTCCCGGCGAGCTGATCGAGAGCGAGCTGTTTGGCCACATGAAAGGTTCCTTCACGGGAGCGATCGCGGATCGCCCGGGGAAGTTCGAGCAGGCCAATCGCGGGACGCTTTTTCTCGACGAGATCGGCGACATGAGCACGGCGGCGCAGGCGAAAGTGCTGCGCGTGCTGCAGGACAACGTGATCACACGGATCGGCGGCTCCAAGCCCATCTCCGTGGACGTGCGGGTCGTTGCCGCGACGAACAAGAATCTCGAGCAGGAGATCGCGGCCGGACGTTTCCGCGAGGATTTGTACTACCGTCTCAACGTCGTCCCGATTCATGTCCCGCCGCTGCGCGAGCATCGCGAGGACATTCCCGACCTCGTGGAGTATTTCGTTTCTGTTCTTTCCGAGCGCGAGGGAATCACGCCGCGCCGGGTCGGCGAGTCCGCGCTCGAGCGCCTGATGTCGCTCGACTGGCCGGGAAATGTGCGCGAGCTTCGCAACACGGTGGAAAGAATGCTCATCCTTGCGACGGGTCCGGAACTGACGGCGAAGGACGTGGACCGCCTGGCGGGAGCGCGAGTGGCCGACGACATGGGCCTCGGAAGTCTTACGGCGCTCAGAACATTCGAGGAGTTCAAGGAAGCCGCCGAGCGTGCTTATCTTCTGAGCAAGCTCCGCGAATTCGACTGGAACGTTTCCGAGACGGCGCGCGCGGTGGAGATGCCGCGGTCCAACCTTTACAAGAAGATCGAGCGTTACGCACTCACGCGTGAACACGCATAG
- a CDS encoding carboxypeptidase regulatory-like domain-containing protein has product MKLLSRLALLCAMLLVPVSLRAQVGSTTDIIMGRVTSPEGTPVAGARVSVTSTETQITRSRATDADGRYTILFPDGGGTYRVQVTYIGYAPQNFNLARQSDEDRLVRDVVMGRTATVLQSVQVRAAPNRQGQGQRPEAGSTERGLPPGLVNRLPIEAGDLNALATLAPGVIGVAATDSTSASFSVGGQPANQNSLTLDGLTFGSGSVPQEAVRNTRVITSTYDVARGQFTGGQVASTTRGGTNVFQGAVNYSLRDPSLEFVDDPENTFSQKYTQNQISGGFGGPVIKNKLFTFGAVSYTRRTDPLQSLLAADPLALERIGTNGDSVARFIGLLDRFGLQPTSPIIPEERLNNNASALVRVDYSLGEAHSLMLRGDWRGSVQDASRISPFAVPHSGGNARGSGGGGMITLTSHWASLINELRAYSSVDSRNTDPYLRVPSGRVTVASNLPDGSLGVSTLQFGVNPSLPQESRSRLTELSDEISRVSKNAAHRIKLGGLLNEERSENGSFTNALGTFTFNSLADFEAGRPAMFTRTLSSRDRNARSINGAVYLGDSWRKSPRLQFTYGARLETSAYPDAPELNPAIDSLFGARTDRFPTETHLSPRVGFTYNYGASQNGPALGSIRGGFGEFRGRAPSQLFASAADANGLSNGQSQIVCVGSTVPASEWRLFLDDPFAVPSSCNGSSQQFGNQRRNVTVFSDDFGAPRAWRGSLGFNRRFAERYNFSVDASFARGVSQTSARDINLDTTPKFALANEGNRPVYAPVTSIVPSTGAVALTGSRLQPQFGVVSQINSDLESGTRQLTASFNGITMKAMIFNASYTYTRSRDEAQGVSTFGGGGRGGGFGGGSGASTAGNPNLAERATSDQERRHSMIGTFTWPIKPAVELTAIARVTSGGFFTPIVGADVNGDGIRNDRPFIFDPALSPDTALANGMSRLLAAAPARARECLAGQMGSVASRNSCSVPWSSSFDLQANFRPSGFGLQRKLTISVVGLNTLTGMDQLLHGKDNLRGWGQPVFPDRTLLYVRGFDPASRQFIYQVNEHFGAANGTRNAFRVPFQLAVQARLTLGMDPARQQMNAVFGRRGGGRPSVADFRERLARAVPNPFQQILDLNDSLKLDLTAEQTTKLQVMGDSLQVKADTLVGALAQTLGGSDARNADPMQLGMRMRGRIQEGRTIAQKAIKEAEAILTPEQWAKVPKEVKEPFQRPRDGEGQGRLGPPGG; this is encoded by the coding sequence ATGAAGCTTCTGTCCCGGCTCGCGCTGCTCTGCGCCATGCTGCTCGTCCCCGTATCCCTTCGTGCCCAGGTGGGATCCACCACCGATATCATCATGGGCCGCGTGACTTCTCCCGAGGGCACTCCGGTCGCGGGGGCCAGGGTATCAGTGACGTCCACCGAAACGCAGATCACGCGCTCCAGGGCGACCGATGCGGACGGACGGTACACCATTCTCTTTCCTGATGGCGGCGGCACGTACAGAGTGCAGGTCACCTACATCGGATACGCGCCGCAGAATTTCAACCTCGCCCGGCAATCGGACGAGGACCGTCTTGTGCGCGATGTCGTGATGGGCCGCACCGCCACCGTGCTTCAGAGCGTGCAGGTCCGGGCCGCTCCCAACCGCCAGGGGCAGGGACAACGGCCCGAGGCCGGCTCGACCGAAAGGGGACTTCCGCCTGGTCTCGTCAACCGATTGCCAATAGAGGCCGGTGACCTGAACGCCCTCGCGACGCTGGCACCGGGCGTCATCGGCGTCGCCGCCACGGATTCGACCTCCGCCTCCTTCTCCGTCGGCGGTCAGCCGGCGAATCAGAACAGTCTCACGCTCGACGGACTCACGTTCGGTTCGGGAAGCGTGCCCCAGGAAGCCGTCCGCAACACGCGCGTCATCACCAGCACCTACGACGTCGCGCGCGGGCAGTTCACCGGCGGACAGGTCGCCAGCACGACGCGCGGCGGCACGAATGTATTCCAGGGAGCCGTGAACTACTCGCTTCGCGATCCGTCGCTTGAATTTGTGGACGATCCGGAGAACACGTTCTCGCAGAAGTACACACAGAACCAGATTAGCGGCGGGTTCGGCGGGCCGGTCATCAAGAACAAGCTGTTCACATTCGGCGCCGTTTCGTACACGCGGCGCACCGACCCGCTCCAGTCGCTTCTCGCCGCTGATCCGCTCGCGCTCGAGCGCATCGGTACCAACGGCGACTCGGTCGCGCGGTTCATCGGGCTGCTGGACAGGTTCGGCTTGCAGCCGACGTCGCCGATCATCCCCGAGGAGCGGCTCAACAACAATGCCTCGGCGCTCGTTCGCGTGGACTACAGCCTCGGGGAAGCGCACAGTCTCATGCTTCGCGGCGACTGGCGTGGATCCGTCCAGGACGCGAGCCGCATCTCGCCGTTTGCGGTGCCTCACAGCGGCGGCAACGCCAGAGGCTCGGGCGGCGGTGGCATGATTACGCTCACGTCTCACTGGGCTTCGCTGATCAACGAGCTGCGCGCCTATTCGTCAGTGGATTCGAGAAACACCGATCCGTATCTGCGCGTTCCCTCAGGCCGCGTGACGGTCGCGTCGAATCTTCCCGACGGGTCGCTCGGCGTCTCGACTCTGCAGTTCGGCGTCAATCCCTCGCTCCCGCAGGAGTCGCGCAGCCGACTCACCGAGTTGAGCGACGAGATCTCGCGGGTGTCGAAGAACGCCGCGCACCGCATCAAGCTCGGCGGACTCCTCAACGAGGAGAGAAGCGAGAACGGCTCGTTCACCAATGCGCTGGGGACGTTCACATTCAACTCGCTGGCCGACTTCGAGGCGGGCCGCCCGGCGATGTTCACCCGCACGCTTTCCAGTCGCGACAGGAATGCCCGCAGCATCAACGGCGCCGTTTACCTCGGCGACTCATGGCGCAAATCGCCGCGCCTTCAGTTCACCTACGGCGCCCGTCTGGAGACCTCGGCGTATCCTGACGCCCCGGAGCTGAATCCGGCCATTGACTCGCTGTTCGGCGCGCGCACGGACCGGTTCCCGACGGAAACACACCTGAGCCCGCGCGTCGGTTTCACCTATAACTATGGCGCGTCTCAGAACGGTCCCGCGCTCGGCAGCATTCGCGGCGGTTTCGGCGAGTTCCGGGGCAGGGCCCCCTCGCAGCTTTTCGCGTCCGCCGCCGACGCGAATGGACTGAGCAACGGGCAGTCGCAGATAGTGTGCGTGGGCTCGACCGTTCCCGCTTCGGAATGGCGGCTGTTCCTGGACGATCCCTTCGCCGTTCCATCGAGCTGCAACGGCTCGAGTCAGCAGTTCGGGAACCAGCGCCGCAATGTGACGGTATTCAGCGACGACTTCGGCGCGCCCCGCGCGTGGCGCGGCTCGCTTGGATTCAACCGGCGATTCGCCGAGCGATACAACTTCTCGGTGGATGCGTCGTTCGCGCGTGGAGTATCGCAGACGAGCGCGCGTGACATCAATCTCGACACGACGCCCAAATTCGCTCTCGCGAACGAAGGCAACCGGCCGGTCTACGCGCCGGTGACGTCCATCGTTCCCTCGACCGGAGCCGTCGCACTTACGGGATCCAGGTTGCAGCCCCAATTCGGAGTCGTCAGCCAGATCAACTCGGATCTCGAGTCGGGCACGCGTCAGCTCACGGCTAGCTTCAACGGAATCACAATGAAGGCGATGATCTTCAACGCCTCGTATACGTATACGCGCTCGAGGGACGAGGCGCAGGGCGTTTCGACGTTTGGCGGAGGCGGCAGAGGCGGCGGGTTCGGTGGGGGCTCTGGTGCCTCTACCGCGGGCAATCCGAATCTGGCCGAGCGTGCAACGAGCGATCAGGAGCGGCGTCACTCGATGATCGGAACGTTCACATGGCCGATCAAGCCGGCGGTGGAGCTTACCGCCATCGCGCGTGTGACATCGGGTGGATTCTTCACTCCCATCGTCGGCGCCGATGTCAACGGCGACGGCATCAGGAACGACCGGCCTTTCATCTTCGATCCGGCGTTATCCCCGGATACCGCTCTGGCCAACGGAATGTCGCGCCTTCTCGCCGCTGCTCCGGCGCGCGCGAGAGAGTGTCTCGCGGGCCAGATGGGGTCGGTCGCATCGCGCAACAGCTGCTCCGTTCCCTGGTCTTCATCATTCGACCTGCAGGCCAATTTTCGGCCGAGCGGCTTCGGACTGCAGAGAAAGCTGACCATCTCGGTCGTCGGCCTCAACACGCTTACCGGAATGGACCAGCTCCTGCACGGCAAAGACAATCTCCGCGGCTGGGGGCAGCCCGTTTTCCCCGATCGCACGCTTCTCTACGTCCGGGGCTTCGATCCCGCGTCAAGGCAATTCATCTATCAGGTGAACGAGCATTTCGGCGCGGCGAACGGGACGCGGAACGCTTTCCGGGTTCCATTCCAGCTGGCGGTGCAAGCGCGCCTCACGCTCGGCATGGATCCCGCGCGACAGCAGATGAATGCGGTGTTCGGACGCCGTGGCGGCGGACGGCCGAGCGTTGCCGACTTCCGCGAGCGCCTGGCGCGCGCGGTTCCGAATCCGTTCCAGCAGATACTCGATCTGAACGATTCGCTCAAGCTCGATCTCACGGCCGAGCAGACGACGAAGCTTCAGGTGATGGGCGATTCGCTTCAGGTGAAGGCTGACACTCTCGTGGGCGCATTGGCGCAGACACTCGGGGGATCGGATGCGCGCAACGCCGATCCGATGCAGCTCGGCATGCGGATGCGCGGGCGCATCCAGGAAGGGCGTACGATCGCGCAGAAGGCGATCAAGGAGGCGGAAGCCATTCTCACGCCGGAGCAGTGGGCGAAAGTTCCGAAGGAAGTGAAGGAACCGTTCCAGCGCCCGCGCGACGGAGAAGGCCAGGGCAGGTTGGGGCCGCCCGGAGGCTGA